A part of Acropora palmata chromosome 8, jaAcrPala1.3, whole genome shotgun sequence genomic DNA contains:
- the LOC141890895 gene encoding uncharacterized protein LOC141890895, which produces MEGECLYISQSLAVTSAARSFGVPVSQYIDDRHVGQLCRAPASSTLSPDRVLAVAAAYILCYLLAEAGYFVAIAKSQCVPSIVIRFLGFLCDSCRQAFLLLPDKKLKFSILREEILSSRCVGIKTLQRFAGKVVSFSLAIPGCKLYTRETFKAISRLYCSSRPFARVEGSLRTEVLYWRFLDDWKDCFPWRSELHVTVSLFSDASTRAWGAVLFRDGQKLVSRDYWPSDPSTDVNLLESRALLNALVSFKGHLSNSRVDVHIDNKVLKSALDNDGCRNSAINEVVKEIYRYSRDQNFSIQTFYVPSSSNPADEPSRKCSDLDCMLSVGAWLSLERLFGPHSFDLMSLDSNCQKDVYGNPLPHYTPWATPGSAGINVFANPLPAGHNIYVFPPFVLLGALLRYVVDQEFHGAFTLIVPDIRPRPFCWAIIQAYSVDRFLLGNKGSSSVLLFPCQHSQEWLARPLQWDLWAFRCVY; this is translated from the coding sequence atggaaggcgagtgcttaTATATATCACAATCTCTTGCCGTCACGAGTGCAGCGCGTTCGTTTGGGGTTCCTGTGTCTCAATACATAGACGATCGTCACGTTGGTCAACTCTGTCGGGCGCCAGCCAGTTCCACTCTATCCCCTGACAGAGTACTCGCTGTGGCCGCCGCCTACATTTTATGCTATCTTCTTGCAGAGGCAGGTTACTTCGTAGCTATCGCTAAATCGCAATGCGTCCCTTCTATTGTTATCCGTTTTCTCGGTTTTCTTTGCGATTCCTGTCGCCAGGCTTTCCTTCTTCTGCCTGACAAGAAACTCAAGTTCAGCATACTCAGAGAGGAGATTTTATCCTCCCGGTGTGTTGGTATTAAAACCCTTCAGAGATTTGCGGGAAAAGTTGTCTCGTTTAGTTTGGCCATCCCTGGTTGCAAACTCTACACCCGTGAAACTTTCAAGGCCATTTCCCGGCTCTACTGCTCCTCTAGGCCTTTTGCTCGTGTTGAGGGAAGCCTTCGCACAGAGGTTTTATACTGGCGTTTCCTTGATGATTGGAAGGATTGTTTCCCTTGGCGCTCCGAGCTTCACGTAACGGTTTCACTCTTTTCTGACGCCTCGACGCGTGCTTGGGGTGCGGTTCTGTTTCGAGACGGACAGAAGTTGGTGTCCAGAGATTACTGGCCCTCTGATCCTTCTACAGATGTCAACTTGTTGGAGTCAAGAGCTTTGTTGAATGCTCTTGTTTCCTTTAAAGGCCATTTGTCAAATTCCCGCGTTGATGTCCATATTGATAACAAAGTTCTTAAGTCTGCACTAGATAACGACGGTTGCAGGAATTCTGCAATCAACGAGGTTGTCAAAGAAATTTATCGTTATAGTCGAGATCAGAACTTCAGCATTCAAACTTTCTACGTGCCTTCGTCGAGTAATCCCGCTGACGAGCCTTCGCGGAAGTGTTCGGATTTGGACTGTATGCTTTCTGTCGGGGCTTGGCTATCTTTGGAACGCCTGTTCGGTCCTCATTCATTCGATTTAATGTCCTTGGACAGTAACTGTCAGAAAGATGTCTATGGCAATCCTCTGCCCCACTACACGCCTTGGGCCACCCCCGGATCCGCTGGGATCAATGTTTTCGCTAATCCCCTACCGGCTGGACACAACATTTACGTGTTTCCACCTTTCGTTCTTCTTGGAGCTCTTCTTCGGTACGTTGTCGACCAAGAGTTTCATGGAGCTTTCACGCTCATTGTTCCGGATATTCGACCAAGGCCATTCTGTTGGGCAATCATCCAGGCCTACTCAGTCGATCGATTTCTTTTGGGCAACAAGGGTTCCAGTTCGGTCCTGCTTTTCCCTTGCCAGCATTCTCAAGAATGGCTCGCTCGTCCTCTACAGTGGGACCTCTGGGCGTTCCGATGTGTCTActag